A genomic region of Nymphaea colorata isolate Beijing-Zhang1983 chromosome 2, ASM883128v2, whole genome shotgun sequence contains the following coding sequences:
- the LOC116247941 gene encoding protein S-acyltransferase 21-like gives MARRHGWQLPAHTFQVVAITVFFLLVVAFYAFFAPFLGKNVFEYVAMGVYTPVALLVFILYVRCTAIDPADPGILISPEERLAGKKAPGEPAEIELMHTGNPAKKKFDCCSCIGGFLCGWLVKEDCRKDEDIDQQEANEEDALFCTLCNAEVRKFSKHCRSCDKCVDGFDHHCRWLNNCVGRKNYITFISLMASSLIWLMVESGIGIAVLVRCFVDKKETENQIIDRLGNGFSRAPFAIVVALCTAVSLLASIPLGELFFFHMILIRKGITTYEYVVAMRTQSEPPGPSVDGDQQSVPPSPTSSAATGLSGGSSLGLGLQYKGVAWCTPPRIFVDQDEIIPHLEPGRVPSTVDPDALGNPDGGKRVPKRQVRISAWKLAKLDSNEAMKAAAKARASSSVLRPISARQNADSGYCSSENASSISVELGPPKDARSHRLSLKNSYPPSRASRDDIEAGTRSVSSVSSPAHTNGSAALSPLPTASPDAGKMPFTVGKLMTNREHFNPIYQPSAGRSPWSAKAGDAGENILSHALDEKLVKKNRGNIRENQRPSVFWDQAAGRYVSVLPSGGDSRPFGNRASSSHIMEPEISTAAAVFQPEPPKRAPYKPAAMGEQPKALSGTSTQTENLVCTEQSIFFGGPLLVADGTESARFRASSRPTQESASSSWIPEGRAGKGKGSDQFPVFVPKDSEASHSGLP, from the exons ATGGCGAGGCGGCATGGATGGCAGCTCCCTGCTCACACATTTCAG GTGGTAGCTATTACCGTGTTCTTCTTACTGGTTGTTGCATTCTATGCCTTTTTCGCACCATTTCTTGGCAAAAATGTGTTTGAGTACGTGGCTATGGGAGTTTATACTCCAGTG GCCCTCTTGGTTTTCATATTGTATGTTCGATGCACAGCTATTGATCCTGCAGATCCAGGCATCCTGATCAGCCCTGAGGAACGATTGGCTG GTAAAAAGGCTCCAGGAGAACCTGCAGAGATAGAGTTAATGCACACAGGAAATCCTGCTAAGAagaaatttgattgttgttctTGCATTGGAGGTTTTCTTTGTGGGTGGCTGGTTAAGGAGGACTGCCGGAAAGATGAAGACATTGATCAGCAAGAAGCCAATGAAGAAGATGCTCTATTCTGCACATTGTGCAATGCAGAG GTGCGAAAGTTCAGCAAGCATTGCAGAAGTTGTGACAAATGTGTGGATGGTTTTGATCACCATTGCCGT TGGCTGAATAATTGTGTCGGGAGGAAAAACTATATTACCTTTATTTCCTTGATGGCTAGCAGTCTTATTTGG CTCATGGTGGAGTCTGGAATTGGTATTGCGGTCCTTGTCCGATGTTTCGTTGACAAAAAAGAAACCGAGAACCAAATAATTGATAGGCTTGGTAATGGGTTTTCTCGGGCTCCGTTTGCGATAGTTGTG GCATTGTGTACGGCTGTGTCCTTGCTTGCTTCCATACCTCTGGGAgaattgttcttttttcatatgATACTGATTCGAAAG GGTATCACCACTTATGAATATGTGGTTGCAATGAGGACACAAAGTGAGCCACCTGGTCCCTCTGTAGATGGAGATCAGCAAAGTGTACCACCTTCACCAACTAGTTCTGCTGCCACTGGCTTAAGTGGAGGAAGTTCTCTAGGTCTAGGGTTGCAATACAAGGGGGTTGCTTGGTGTACGCCACCGAGAATATTTGTTGATCAG GATGAGATAATCCCTCATTTGGAACCTGGAAGAGTTCCTTCGACGGTTGATCCAGATGCTCTTGGGAATCCAGATGGTGGGAAAAGAGTGCCTAAACGACAAGTTAGAATCAGTGCATGGAAATTAGCTAAATTGGACTCCAATGAGGCCATGAAGGCAGCTGCCAAAGCTAGAGCTTCATCTTCTGTGCTTCGACCGATCAGTGCACGACAGAATGCTGATTCAGGATACTGTTCTAGTGAAAATGCAAGCAGTATCAGTGTCGAACTTGGTCCTCCTAAGGATGCCCGAAGCCATAGGTTATCTTTGAAGAATTCATACCCGCCAAGTCGGGCTAGCAGGGATGACATTGAAGCTGGAACTCGAAGTGTCAGCAGTGTAAGCAGTCCTGCCCATACAAATGGATCAGCGGCTCTCAGTCCGTTGCCTACTGCCTCTCCTGATGCTGGGAAGATGCCGTTCACTGTGGGTAAATTGATGACAAACAGGGAACACTTTAACCCAATTTATCAGCCATCTGCTGGTCGATCACCATGGTCAGCTAAGGCTGGTGATGCCGGTGAAAATATTCTAAGTCATGCTCTTGATGAAAAATTGGTGAAAAAGAACAGAGGAAATATCAGAGAGAACCAAAGGCCTTCTGTCTTCTGGGATCAAGCAGCAGGTCGCTATGTTTCAGTGCTTCCATCTGGTGGAGATTCCCGTCCTTTTGGAAACAGAGCCAGCTCTTCTCACATTATGGAACCCGAGATTTCTACTGCTGCAGCAGTTTTTCAGCCGGAGCCACCAAAGCGTGCTCCTTACAAGCCTGCAGCCATGGGGGAACAACCAAAGGCCCTTTCAGGGACATCAACACAGACAGAGAACCTAGTTTGTACAGAGCAGTCTATCTTCTTTGGTGGTCCTTTGTTAGTGGCAGATGGAACAGAAAGTGCTAGGTTCCGTGCTTCATCAAGGCCTACACAAGAAAGTGCATCAAGCTCATGGATTCCAGAGGGAAGAGCAGGGAAGGGCAAAGGGTCTGATCAATTTCCTGTTTTTGTCCCAAAGGATTCTGAAGCATCCCATTCCGGCTTGCCTTGA
- the LOC116247775 gene encoding uncharacterized protein LOC116247775 isoform X1 yields MARPPQAPNMDVFDAYFRRADLDQDGRISGNEAVAFFQGSNLSKQVLAQIWMHADQNRTGFLGRAEFYNALRLVTVAQSGRELTPDIVKAALFGPAAAKIPAPQISPAPAVTPQMGAVASPVMNSIAPTALQMNAVTQPVPYLNSGLQVMPQNPGFRGPQQQNILMNQQFPQTLDKQFTKPPSAQIPPSPTQGINQGGLPGAVTGPRPPISNASAVWLGAKMGSTSMGAGTQVFNRGIVASSASLDLVGQGSSVAASSISSKPSIDTTLSTLQPLTKDPKVHVSGNGLSMDSMFGGDAFSATPSQPRQEIVPSTTFAVTNISSSSAIVPVTSSGAQSSLKQGPDTTQGFLGKATAGEHLQRTSSLVKPNQFGAPQAAPAVTGSGVPVGFAGPATSQVQHPWPSMTQSDIQRYNAIFIEVDTDRDGKITGEQARNLFLSWRLPREVLKQVWDLSDQDNDSMLSLKEFCVALYLMERYREGRPLPSVLPSSLKFDEALLPPVSQQASMFGGTSWRPQHGFHQQMPSGTHSPGLQAGIKSVQDRQMPLGDVARVGQPLPQKSRGLVSEKHLVNQLNLEEQHLNSKLQEATNSEKKVEGLEKEILDSKEKIEYYRTKMQELVLYKSRCDNRLNEITERASADRNEVESLAKKYEEKYKQVGEIASKLAVEDATFRDIQERKLELFNAIVKMEQGGSADGLLQVRVDRIQSDLEGLVKALNDRCKHHGLQLKATALVELPYGWQPGIQIGAVEWDDDWDKFEDEGFTVVQELTVEAEKVPSAKPKPPSVWNEKTVSRDAFSVESSSNIDNSVDKPSITGEHVAEGGSPHAQNEYEFTNGGPVSPAKSGRGSPPRELPPAQFDKGISLDSFASFKESQSEHAVSEPSHSDQKFDEPSWGATFSDTNDDVDSVWGFNAVSSKDSGLEKHIDPFFGADDMGLNPIRTGSPSANSLFWNKDKSPFFFGDSVPASPMFNSNSPNFSTGSDDHQFGSTFLKFDAFSIHDNASPRHDATLTRFDSIRSSRDFDHARGFSFDDTDPFGSTGPFKSDNSVPQRTSDSWRAF; encoded by the exons ATGGCTCGTCCACCCCAGGCACCCAACATGGACGTGTTCGACGCGTACTTCCGGCGGGCTGATTTGGATCAGGATGGGAGGATTAGCGGCAATGAGGCGGTCGCATTTTTTCAGGGGTCGAATCTTTCAAAGCAGGTTCTTGCACAG ATATGGATGCATGCTGATCAGAACCGGACTGGTTTTCTTGGTCGTGCAGAGTTCTATAATGCTTTGAGACTTGTGACAGTAGCACAAAGTGGGCGAGAATTGACCCCAGATATAGTTAAAGCAGCATTATTTGGCCCAGCTGCAGCGAAAATTCCTGCACCTCAGATAAGTCCTGCACCAGCAGTAACTCCTCAGATGGGTGCTGTTGCATCACCTGTCATGAATTCCATTGCACCAACTGCACTTCAGATGAATGCTGTTACACAGCCTGTGCCTTACCTAAATTCTGGGTTACAAGTTATGCCTCAAAATCCTGGATTTCGTGGTCCACAACAACAAAATATTCTTATGAACCAACAGTTTCCGCAAACCCTTGACAAACAATTTACAAAGCCTCCATCTGCACAAATTCCTCCATCTCCGACACAAGGAATCAATCAAGGAGGCCTTCCAGGTGCTGTAACAGGGCCACGTCCTCCAATCTCAAATGCATCAGCTGTTTGGCTTGGTGCTAAGATGGGCAGCACATCCATGGGTGCAGGCACGCAGGTTTTTAATAGAGGAATTGTAGCATCCAGTGCATCTCTGGATTTAGTTGGGCAAGGGTCATCTGTAGCAGCATCCTCAATATCTTCAAAACCATCTATAGATACAACATTGTCTACATTACAACCATTAACTAAGGATCCTAAAGTCCATGTTTCTGGAAATGGGCTCTCTATGGACTCCATGTTTGGTGGGGATGCATTTTCTGCTACTCCATCTCAACCCAGGCAAGAGATTGTTCCATCAACTACCTTTGCTGTGACTAATATTTCAAGCTCATCTGCCATTGTCCCAGTTACTTCTTCTGGGGCTCAATCATCATTAAAGCAGGGTCCTGACACAACCCAGGGTTTTTTGGGAAAGGCAACTGCTGGTGAACATCTCCAGCGAACTTCATCGTTGGTTAAGCCGAACCAGTTTGGTGCACCACAGGCTGCTCCAGCAGTAACTGGATCTGGAGTTCCTGTCGGCTTTGCTGGTCCTGCTACCAGTCAGGTGCAACATCCCTGGCCAAGCATGACCCAGTCTGACATTCAAAGGTACAATGCAATCTTCATTGAGGTGGACACTGACCGTGATGGAAAGATTACAGGTGAACAAGCAAGGAATCTGTTCCTCAGTTGGAGGCTGCCGAGAG AGGTGCTGAAGCAGGTCTGGGACTTATCGGATCAGGATAATGACAGCATGCTATCGCTGAAAGAATTCTGTGTGGCATTATATTTGATGGAACGTTACAGAGAAGGTCGCCCCCTTCCATCCGTACTCCCGAGCAGCTTAAAGTTTGATGAAGCATTGTTGCCTCCTGTCAGTCAACAAGCCAGCATGTTTGGTGGCACATCTTGGCGCCCTCAGCATG GTTTCCATCAGCAAATGCCTTCAGGTACTCATTCACCTGGTTTGCAAGCTGGAATAAAGTCAGTACAAGATCGTCAAATGCCTTTAGGTGATGTTGCTCGCGTGGGACAGCCTTTACCACAAAAGTCTAGGGGCCTGGTGTCAGAGAAACACCTTGTCAACCAGCTGAATCTGGAGGAACAACACTTAAATTCAAAATTGCAGGAGGCAACAAATTCTGAGAAGAAG GTTGAGGGGTTGGAGAAGGAGATACTTGATTCTAAAGAGAAGATAGAGTATTACCGGACCAAAATGCAAGAGCTG GTCTTATACAAAAGCAGATGTGATAATCGGTTGAATGAGATCACGGAAAGGGCATCTGCTGACAGAAATGAG gTTGAATCATTAGCCAAGAAATATGAAGAGAAGTATAAGCAAGTTGGTGAAATTGCCTCTAAGTTAGCTGTGGAAGATGCTACATTCCGTGACATTCAA GAGAGAAAATTGGAATTGTTCAATGCAATTGTAAAAATGGAACAAGGTGGAAGTGCTGATGGCTTGCTTCAG GTACGCGTAGATAGGATACAGTCAGATCTTGAGGGGTTAGTTAAAGCTTTGAATGACCGATGCAAGCACCATGGTTTGCAATTGAAAGCTACTGCATTGGTAGAGCTTCCATATG gCTGGCAACCTGGAATTCAGATTGGGGCTGTTGAATGGGATGATGATTGGGATAAGTTTGAAGATGAAG GATTCACAGTTGTGCAAGAACTGACAGTTGAAGCGGAGAAAGTGCCTAGTGCAAAGCCCAAACCTCCTAGTGTTTGGAATGAGAAAACTGTCAGCCGTGATGCATTCTCTGTTGAATCATCCTCAAACATTGACAATTCAGTGGACAAGCCCTCTATTACTGGTGAACATGTAGCTGAAGGTGGATCTCCTCATGCTCAAAATGAATACGAATTTACAAATGGTGGACCTGTAAGTCCTGCAAAAAGTGGACGTGGCAGTCCACCTCGAGAGCTTCCTCCTGCACAGTTTGACAAGGGCATCAGTTTGGATTCCTTTGCCAGTTTCAAGGAAAGCCAGAG TGAGCATGCTGTCAGTGAGCCTAGCCATTCTGACCAGAAGTTTGATGAACCTTCCTGGGGTGCAACCTTCAGTGATACAAATGATGATGTTGACTCTGTCTGGGGCTTTAATGCTGTCAGCTCTAAG GATTCCGGGCTTGAGAAACACATTGACCCTTTCTTTGGAGCCGATGATATGGGTTTGAACCCCATCAGAACAGGTTCTCCAAGTGCAAACAGCTTATTTTGGAACAAAGATAAGAGCCCGTTCTTCTTTGGCGATTCTGTACCTGCTTCACCGATGTTTAACTCAAATTCACCCAACTTCAGCACAGGCTCAGATGACCACCAGTTTGGCAGCACTTTCCTAAAATTTGATGCTTTTAGCATTCATGACAATGCTTCCCCTAGACATGATGCCACTCTGACTCGGTTCGACTCTATACGGAGCAGTAGAGATTTTGACCACGCCCGTGGTTTCTCTTTTGACGATACAGATCCTTTTGGTTCAACTGGGCCATTTAAATCAGATAATAGTGTGCCACAACGGACTTCTGATAGTTGGAGGGCATTCTAA
- the LOC116247775 gene encoding uncharacterized protein LOC116247775 isoform X2 — protein sequence MARPPQAPNMDVFDAYFRRADLDQDGRISGNEAVAFFQGSNLSKQVLAQIWMHADQNRTGFLGRAEFYNALRLVTVAQSGRELTPDIVKAALFGPAAAKIPAPQISPAPAVTPQMGAVASPVMNSIAPTALQMNAVTQPVPYLNSGLQVMPQNPGFRGPQQQNILMNQQFPQTLDKQFTKPPSAQIPPSPTQGINQGGLPGAVTGPRPPISNASAVWLGAKMGSTSMGAGTQVFNRGIVASSASLDLVGQGSSVAASSISSKPSIDTTLSTLQPLTKDPKVHVSGNGLSMDSMFGGDAFSATPSQPRQEIVPSTTFAVTNISSSSAIVPVTSSGAQSSLKQGPDTTQGFLGKATAGEHLQRTSSLVKPNQFGAPQAAPAVTGSGVPVGFAGPATSQVQHPWPSMTQSDIQRYNAIFIEVDTDRDGKITGEQARNLFLSWRLPREVLKQVWDLSDQDNDSMLSLKEFCVALYLMERYREGRPLPSVLPSSLKFDEALLPPVSQQASMFGGTSWRPQHGTHSPGLQAGIKSVQDRQMPLGDVARVGQPLPQKSRGLVSEKHLVNQLNLEEQHLNSKLQEATNSEKKVEGLEKEILDSKEKIEYYRTKMQELVLYKSRCDNRLNEITERASADRNEVESLAKKYEEKYKQVGEIASKLAVEDATFRDIQERKLELFNAIVKMEQGGSADGLLQVRVDRIQSDLEGLVKALNDRCKHHGLQLKATALVELPYGWQPGIQIGAVEWDDDWDKFEDEGFTVVQELTVEAEKVPSAKPKPPSVWNEKTVSRDAFSVESSSNIDNSVDKPSITGEHVAEGGSPHAQNEYEFTNGGPVSPAKSGRGSPPRELPPAQFDKGISLDSFASFKESQSEHAVSEPSHSDQKFDEPSWGATFSDTNDDVDSVWGFNAVSSKDSGLEKHIDPFFGADDMGLNPIRTGSPSANSLFWNKDKSPFFFGDSVPASPMFNSNSPNFSTGSDDHQFGSTFLKFDAFSIHDNASPRHDATLTRFDSIRSSRDFDHARGFSFDDTDPFGSTGPFKSDNSVPQRTSDSWRAF from the exons ATGGCTCGTCCACCCCAGGCACCCAACATGGACGTGTTCGACGCGTACTTCCGGCGGGCTGATTTGGATCAGGATGGGAGGATTAGCGGCAATGAGGCGGTCGCATTTTTTCAGGGGTCGAATCTTTCAAAGCAGGTTCTTGCACAG ATATGGATGCATGCTGATCAGAACCGGACTGGTTTTCTTGGTCGTGCAGAGTTCTATAATGCTTTGAGACTTGTGACAGTAGCACAAAGTGGGCGAGAATTGACCCCAGATATAGTTAAAGCAGCATTATTTGGCCCAGCTGCAGCGAAAATTCCTGCACCTCAGATAAGTCCTGCACCAGCAGTAACTCCTCAGATGGGTGCTGTTGCATCACCTGTCATGAATTCCATTGCACCAACTGCACTTCAGATGAATGCTGTTACACAGCCTGTGCCTTACCTAAATTCTGGGTTACAAGTTATGCCTCAAAATCCTGGATTTCGTGGTCCACAACAACAAAATATTCTTATGAACCAACAGTTTCCGCAAACCCTTGACAAACAATTTACAAAGCCTCCATCTGCACAAATTCCTCCATCTCCGACACAAGGAATCAATCAAGGAGGCCTTCCAGGTGCTGTAACAGGGCCACGTCCTCCAATCTCAAATGCATCAGCTGTTTGGCTTGGTGCTAAGATGGGCAGCACATCCATGGGTGCAGGCACGCAGGTTTTTAATAGAGGAATTGTAGCATCCAGTGCATCTCTGGATTTAGTTGGGCAAGGGTCATCTGTAGCAGCATCCTCAATATCTTCAAAACCATCTATAGATACAACATTGTCTACATTACAACCATTAACTAAGGATCCTAAAGTCCATGTTTCTGGAAATGGGCTCTCTATGGACTCCATGTTTGGTGGGGATGCATTTTCTGCTACTCCATCTCAACCCAGGCAAGAGATTGTTCCATCAACTACCTTTGCTGTGACTAATATTTCAAGCTCATCTGCCATTGTCCCAGTTACTTCTTCTGGGGCTCAATCATCATTAAAGCAGGGTCCTGACACAACCCAGGGTTTTTTGGGAAAGGCAACTGCTGGTGAACATCTCCAGCGAACTTCATCGTTGGTTAAGCCGAACCAGTTTGGTGCACCACAGGCTGCTCCAGCAGTAACTGGATCTGGAGTTCCTGTCGGCTTTGCTGGTCCTGCTACCAGTCAGGTGCAACATCCCTGGCCAAGCATGACCCAGTCTGACATTCAAAGGTACAATGCAATCTTCATTGAGGTGGACACTGACCGTGATGGAAAGATTACAGGTGAACAAGCAAGGAATCTGTTCCTCAGTTGGAGGCTGCCGAGAG AGGTGCTGAAGCAGGTCTGGGACTTATCGGATCAGGATAATGACAGCATGCTATCGCTGAAAGAATTCTGTGTGGCATTATATTTGATGGAACGTTACAGAGAAGGTCGCCCCCTTCCATCCGTACTCCCGAGCAGCTTAAAGTTTGATGAAGCATTGTTGCCTCCTGTCAGTCAACAAGCCAGCATGTTTGGTGGCACATCTTGGCGCCCTCAGCATG GTACTCATTCACCTGGTTTGCAAGCTGGAATAAAGTCAGTACAAGATCGTCAAATGCCTTTAGGTGATGTTGCTCGCGTGGGACAGCCTTTACCACAAAAGTCTAGGGGCCTGGTGTCAGAGAAACACCTTGTCAACCAGCTGAATCTGGAGGAACAACACTTAAATTCAAAATTGCAGGAGGCAACAAATTCTGAGAAGAAG GTTGAGGGGTTGGAGAAGGAGATACTTGATTCTAAAGAGAAGATAGAGTATTACCGGACCAAAATGCAAGAGCTG GTCTTATACAAAAGCAGATGTGATAATCGGTTGAATGAGATCACGGAAAGGGCATCTGCTGACAGAAATGAG gTTGAATCATTAGCCAAGAAATATGAAGAGAAGTATAAGCAAGTTGGTGAAATTGCCTCTAAGTTAGCTGTGGAAGATGCTACATTCCGTGACATTCAA GAGAGAAAATTGGAATTGTTCAATGCAATTGTAAAAATGGAACAAGGTGGAAGTGCTGATGGCTTGCTTCAG GTACGCGTAGATAGGATACAGTCAGATCTTGAGGGGTTAGTTAAAGCTTTGAATGACCGATGCAAGCACCATGGTTTGCAATTGAAAGCTACTGCATTGGTAGAGCTTCCATATG gCTGGCAACCTGGAATTCAGATTGGGGCTGTTGAATGGGATGATGATTGGGATAAGTTTGAAGATGAAG GATTCACAGTTGTGCAAGAACTGACAGTTGAAGCGGAGAAAGTGCCTAGTGCAAAGCCCAAACCTCCTAGTGTTTGGAATGAGAAAACTGTCAGCCGTGATGCATTCTCTGTTGAATCATCCTCAAACATTGACAATTCAGTGGACAAGCCCTCTATTACTGGTGAACATGTAGCTGAAGGTGGATCTCCTCATGCTCAAAATGAATACGAATTTACAAATGGTGGACCTGTAAGTCCTGCAAAAAGTGGACGTGGCAGTCCACCTCGAGAGCTTCCTCCTGCACAGTTTGACAAGGGCATCAGTTTGGATTCCTTTGCCAGTTTCAAGGAAAGCCAGAG TGAGCATGCTGTCAGTGAGCCTAGCCATTCTGACCAGAAGTTTGATGAACCTTCCTGGGGTGCAACCTTCAGTGATACAAATGATGATGTTGACTCTGTCTGGGGCTTTAATGCTGTCAGCTCTAAG GATTCCGGGCTTGAGAAACACATTGACCCTTTCTTTGGAGCCGATGATATGGGTTTGAACCCCATCAGAACAGGTTCTCCAAGTGCAAACAGCTTATTTTGGAACAAAGATAAGAGCCCGTTCTTCTTTGGCGATTCTGTACCTGCTTCACCGATGTTTAACTCAAATTCACCCAACTTCAGCACAGGCTCAGATGACCACCAGTTTGGCAGCACTTTCCTAAAATTTGATGCTTTTAGCATTCATGACAATGCTTCCCCTAGACATGATGCCACTCTGACTCGGTTCGACTCTATACGGAGCAGTAGAGATTTTGACCACGCCCGTGGTTTCTCTTTTGACGATACAGATCCTTTTGGTTCAACTGGGCCATTTAAATCAGATAATAGTGTGCCACAACGGACTTCTGATAGTTGGAGGGCATTCTAA